The following proteins are co-located in the Streptococcus anginosus genome:
- a CDS encoding DUF3801 domain-containing protein has product MEQERVMEKGSRVTLETGKHLFQFFAYTLEQIAKKYDERKQMGEQSWKEFNQSPHSKMFREFEESEINFDKLKRELNKSGVRFHFKDNKDGTKQIWFEAINEEVVAAALQKTVKEIVTDPKAAKDKYMKKSNELTPKQQIDKIKQSTKSTGEAVQNKTKGKSI; this is encoded by the coding sequence ATGGAACAAGAACGTGTGATGGAAAAAGGCTCTCGAGTTACCTTGGAAACAGGAAAACACTTATTTCAATTTTTTGCTTATACCTTAGAACAAATAGCTAAAAAATATGACGAACGTAAACAAATGGGGGAACAGTCCTGGAAAGAGTTTAATCAAAGTCCACATTCTAAAATGTTTAGGGAATTTGAAGAGTCTGAAATCAATTTTGATAAGTTGAAAAGGGAACTGAACAAATCAGGCGTTCGTTTTCACTTCAAAGATAATAAAGATGGAACAAAGCAAATTTGGTTTGAAGCCATCAATGAAGAAGTTGTTGCAGCTGCGTTACAGAAGACAGTTAAAGAGATTGTCACAGATCCTAAAGCAGCTAAAGACAAGTATATGAAAAAATCAAATGAATTGACTCCTAAACAACAAATTGACAAAATTAAACAATCAACGAAATCTACTGGAGAGGCAGTCCAAAATAAGACGAAAGGAAAGAGTATCTAA
- a CDS encoding VirD4-like conjugal transfer protein, CD1115 family: MQVQKKPFFPYLLLSLVLAFATHRCYVLYSVAPEPDMTNLFSQYTYVFKNFFVSPYLYFDISPLALFSALVGFFIGMLFYLKVKLGGNYRHGEESGSARFATAQELQGFQDKKLSNNMIFSKQAMMGLFNKLLPFEWQLNKNVLVVGLPGDGKTFTFVKPNLMQMNSSFIVTDPKGVLVREVGTMLEENGYQIKVFDLVNLTNSDMFNPFKYMTSELDIDRITEALVEGTKRGDREGEDFWLQAKLLLNRALLGYLYFDSQVRGYEPNLSMVADLLRNLKRPNEKKASPVEKLFKQLEKAMPGNYACRQWELFNSNFEAETRTSVLAIVATQYSIFDHEAVTNLIKSDTMNMDTWNTEKTAVFVAISETNKAYSFLVSTFFTVVFDQLTHQVDAIIQGQKKGYGPENLLHVQFIFDEFANCGKIPHFNEVLSSIRSREMSIKIIIQAISQLDSLYGLPARKSIVNNCATLLFLGTNDEDTMKYFSMRAGKQTIIQTSYSEQRGQRVSGTTSRQSHQRDLMTPDEIARIGVDEALVFITKQNVFRDKKARVTDHPMKDRLANHYKDDTWYDYKRFMEDGAEFIDAVMTGKIKEKQVWAPDMANYQAFVESNGFNNQFSKVPESPVYEQVPVTVPEITSEDQSQTLSTGENQFKIVDMETEEIFELPPEDRSDTFGEVSLNDERLDV; this comes from the coding sequence ATGCAAGTTCAAAAGAAACCTTTTTTCCCTTATCTGTTATTAAGTCTGGTCTTAGCTTTTGCGACTCATCGTTGTTACGTCCTATATAGTGTAGCTCCAGAACCTGATATGACAAACCTCTTTAGTCAATATACCTATGTTTTTAAGAACTTTTTTGTTTCACCATACCTTTATTTTGATATCAGCCCACTAGCTCTATTCTCGGCTCTAGTGGGCTTTTTTATTGGAATGTTGTTTTATCTGAAGGTTAAATTGGGTGGTAATTATAGACATGGTGAAGAATCCGGATCTGCTCGTTTTGCGACTGCTCAAGAATTACAAGGCTTTCAGGATAAAAAGTTATCTAACAACATGATCTTTTCTAAACAAGCTATGATGGGACTCTTTAATAAGTTGCTGCCGTTTGAGTGGCAGCTCAATAAAAACGTTTTGGTCGTAGGTCTTCCTGGAGATGGGAAGACTTTTACTTTTGTAAAGCCTAATCTCATGCAGATGAATAGTAGCTTTATCGTAACAGACCCAAAAGGTGTCCTAGTTCGAGAAGTGGGGACGATGTTGGAGGAAAACGGATATCAAATCAAAGTTTTTGACCTCGTTAATTTAACCAATTCGGACATGTTTAATCCTTTTAAATACATGACTTCAGAATTAGATATTGACCGTATTACAGAAGCCCTTGTTGAGGGGACGAAAAGGGGAGATCGTGAAGGTGAAGACTTCTGGCTTCAAGCAAAACTGCTTCTCAATCGTGCTTTACTTGGCTATCTCTATTTTGATAGTCAAGTGAGAGGTTATGAGCCAAATTTATCAATGGTTGCGGACTTGCTTAGAAACTTGAAGCGTCCCAATGAGAAAAAAGCTAGTCCTGTTGAAAAGCTTTTTAAACAACTTGAAAAGGCGATGCCTGGTAACTATGCTTGTCGTCAATGGGAACTATTTAACAGTAACTTTGAAGCAGAGACAAGAACGAGTGTTTTAGCTATTGTAGCGACGCAATACTCTATTTTCGATCATGAAGCGGTAACCAACCTCATTAAAAGCGATACCATGAACATGGATACATGGAATACAGAAAAGACAGCTGTTTTTGTGGCGATTTCAGAAACTAATAAAGCTTACAGCTTCTTAGTTTCCACTTTTTTTACAGTTGTTTTTGACCAATTAACTCATCAAGTGGATGCCATTATTCAAGGTCAAAAGAAAGGCTATGGACCTGAAAATTTGTTGCATGTCCAGTTTATCTTTGATGAGTTTGCTAACTGTGGGAAAATCCCTCATTTTAATGAGGTGTTATCTTCTATCCGGAGTCGTGAGATGTCCATCAAGATTATTATCCAAGCGATTAGTCAGTTGGATAGTCTCTACGGGTTACCTGCCAGAAAGTCAATTGTCAATAATTGTGCGACCCTGCTATTTCTGGGGACTAACGATGAAGATACTATGAAGTATTTTTCAATGCGAGCTGGGAAACAAACCATCATCCAAACCAGCTATTCTGAACAAAGAGGGCAACGAGTTTCAGGAACGACGAGTCGACAATCTCATCAACGGGATTTGATGACACCAGATGAAATTGCACGTATTGGAGTGGATGAAGCCCTTGTTTTTATCACAAAACAAAATGTTTTTCGCGATAAAAAAGCTAGGGTTACTGATCACCCTATGAAAGATCGTTTGGCAAATCATTATAAAGATGACACCTGGTATGACTACAAACGCTTTATGGAGGATGGTGCTGAATTTATCGATGCGGTTATGACAGGAAAAATCAAAGAAAAACAGGTTTGGGCGCCAGATATGGCTAACTACCAAGCCTTTGTGGAATCAAATGGCTTTAATAATCAGTTTTCTAAAGTGCCAGAGAGCCCCGTTTATGAACAAGTCCCCGTAACAGTACCCGAAATTACCTCTGAGGATCAATCTCAGACACTATCAACTGGTGAAAATCAGTTCAAAATTGTAGATATGGAAACAGAGGAAATCTTTGAATTGCCTCCCGAAGATAGATCGGATACTTTTGGAGAAGTGTCCTTGAATGATGAACGTCTGGATGTGTAA
- a CDS encoding PBECR4 domain-containing protein — protein sequence MAEENSRKEFQAPFFSTEILDKYVEEVAQHYTEDIETAEYLFPDGRLVSSWDYGMRGDDHRAIRNYFDVMGRPELDILNDHPKDFWNLVHNGIGVVRLVPETQTALLLEGQALTTIQREILQSSSLKTEVYQEGQAITATYLKRLGVSSEEKDIDEANQKSLEPFSDAQKEHIREFFKTRISDVKTDYIYLPNGQEDIAYYLDGYLFANHYAELDMLSPSKQVDALINRLVSEDGQKFDHVALGFDIERIDQKFLEENLGYNPDTPIEEYRHSEKNIDRVAEKEEQEFQTKFDRRSFAEMIGLMQKYSPEEVLNESNSHHDDVRYQSLLIDLGKVNTDPMYRFIEHYINRDIDREALSQFSVQDFITIAQEKGLLNEEPSVKPWKAITVTQPVNSYTVFTDKLSKEFDNVSDLYQFVNKKLKRSQRRELSSLLSESGRGTPLDILMAIDSVANVEVNGQSILSLFPNDINEEATEIYLRSSAEIEETASMELLPAAKEKAPEPIQKHEKKDRSKISLGSLEAEPQGSAVPASKDTFEQAVTSHPTVSYPLLQFSTRDAFVSTIREGYHVATEEDIRNLNYYAPSLQQTANWYRDNLADRQVTYMLKGNEGIKALQVSFAKDKFAHLTGIRPIGKGLSAEKLLDDFSEGRGDYSNITLSNGFNDKIQVLPMIQELSQSKSFIFSDLEDVQKMQKLKASHAIQSNNRSLVVALKTIDDVTFPSSLLRGKKNLTAELIEKAQENEVLGVLSEKDGFVRILSVNDRYITDGGQELKAMIENKELEPIQTETLQRNVRSKDSDGDGLTDDEEIALGTNPYSPDSDGDGISDSIEKASGTDPTNPSDNMMTREKEIIQHDLDLSQMIKNKDIAALNNHLQEGIKEYFDSDTYKSYLEGISHFNNYSYRNIQLIKAQFPKATLVASGREWQKRNGWIKKREKALYIQAPVVVTRKDSKGKPIVNPETGEKETFTYFKPVPVFDVSQVVAQKGKELELPKALGLIPEQLDKAYYQNVYRSLRDISQSNNIPIRFRELGQEDGFYNRETNEIVIKKGMSYERTLSTLIHEMAHSELHNDKSLTERFAGKLSRSSKELQAESIAYVVSHHLGFDTSQESFGYLASWSQAKDGLDNLTAQLEIVQEEARSLMNRIDERLGQYQAVTLIQDTKEATNKEVQKKTHPFYQSLASVKKEDTREETKRKETNVKKDQRPTML from the coding sequence ATGGCAGAAGAAAATAGTCGTAAGGAGTTTCAGGCTCCTTTTTTTAGTACAGAAATATTGGATAAATATGTTGAAGAAGTTGCTCAACATTATACAGAGGATATTGAAACAGCAGAGTACCTCTTTCCAGATGGTCGCCTAGTTAGTTCTTGGGACTATGGAATGAGAGGAGATGACCATAGAGCCATTCGGAACTACTTCGATGTAATGGGGCGACCAGAGTTAGATATTTTGAATGACCATCCAAAGGATTTCTGGAATTTGGTTCATAACGGTATAGGAGTCGTTCGTCTCGTACCAGAGACCCAGACGGCTTTACTCTTAGAAGGTCAAGCACTAACCACTATCCAGAGAGAAATACTTCAAAGCAGTTCATTAAAGACAGAAGTATATCAAGAAGGTCAAGCGATTACCGCAACTTATCTGAAAAGACTTGGAGTTTCGTCAGAAGAAAAGGACATTGATGAAGCTAATCAAAAATCTCTGGAACCTTTTTCAGATGCACAAAAAGAACATATTCGTGAGTTTTTCAAAACAAGAATTTCAGATGTTAAGACTGACTATATCTATTTACCTAATGGTCAAGAAGATATAGCTTACTATCTAGACGGGTATTTATTTGCGAATCATTATGCGGAATTGGATATGCTATCCCCATCAAAGCAAGTAGATGCCTTAATAAACCGACTAGTTTCTGAGGATGGGCAAAAATTTGATCATGTGGCTTTGGGATTTGATATTGAGCGGATTGACCAAAAATTTCTTGAAGAAAATCTTGGATATAATCCAGATACTCCTATTGAGGAATATCGTCATTCAGAAAAAAATATTGATCGTGTGGCAGAAAAAGAGGAGCAAGAGTTCCAAACTAAATTTGATAGACGCTCATTTGCAGAGATGATAGGTCTTATGCAAAAATACAGTCCTGAAGAGGTCTTAAATGAATCAAATAGCCATCACGATGACGTACGTTATCAATCGTTGCTCATTGACCTTGGGAAAGTTAATACGGATCCGATGTATCGCTTCATTGAACACTATATAAACCGTGATATTGACAGAGAAGCCTTGAGTCAATTTTCTGTTCAGGATTTTATTACTATTGCTCAAGAAAAAGGTCTACTGAACGAAGAGCCTTCAGTCAAACCGTGGAAAGCCATCACAGTCACTCAGCCAGTTAACAGTTATACTGTTTTTACTGATAAACTCTCAAAAGAGTTTGACAATGTTTCAGATCTATACCAATTTGTAAATAAAAAACTGAAGCGTTCGCAACGTCGAGAACTGTCTTCTTTGTTGTCCGAATCTGGCCGAGGAACACCGTTAGATATCCTGATGGCAATTGATTCTGTAGCAAATGTAGAAGTGAATGGGCAGAGTATCCTAAGTCTTTTTCCTAATGATATTAACGAAGAAGCCACAGAAATTTACCTTAGATCATCTGCAGAAATTGAAGAAACTGCTTCCATGGAGCTTTTACCAGCTGCAAAAGAAAAAGCTCCTGAACCAATTCAGAAGCATGAAAAAAAGGATAGGAGCAAAATTAGTTTGGGTTCTTTAGAGGCCGAACCTCAAGGCAGTGCCGTACCCGCATCGAAAGATACCTTTGAGCAAGCTGTTACCAGCCACCCGACTGTCTCCTATCCTTTATTACAGTTTAGCACAAGAGATGCTTTTGTGTCAACTATTAGAGAGGGTTACCATGTGGCAACAGAGGAAGACATTCGGAACCTTAATTACTATGCTCCTAGTTTGCAACAGACGGCGAATTGGTATCGAGACAATCTTGCTGATCGTCAAGTGACCTATATGTTGAAAGGGAATGAAGGAATCAAGGCTCTTCAGGTCTCTTTTGCTAAAGATAAATTTGCACACTTGACAGGTATTCGACCAATTGGCAAAGGGTTATCTGCTGAAAAATTACTGGATGATTTTTCAGAAGGACGAGGAGATTATTCTAATATCACCTTGTCAAATGGTTTTAATGATAAGATTCAAGTTTTGCCAATGATCCAAGAACTCTCACAATCTAAGTCGTTTATTTTTTCTGACTTAGAAGACGTTCAAAAGATGCAGAAATTAAAAGCGAGCCATGCTATTCAATCCAATAACCGGAGTCTAGTCGTGGCGTTAAAGACGATTGATGACGTGACCTTCCCTTCCTCTTTGTTACGAGGAAAGAAAAATTTAACGGCTGAATTGATTGAAAAGGCTCAAGAAAATGAAGTCTTAGGTGTTCTAAGTGAAAAGGATGGATTTGTTAGAATCCTTTCGGTTAACGACCGTTATATCACGGATGGAGGGCAGGAATTAAAAGCGATGATAGAAAATAAAGAGCTGGAACCTATTCAGACGGAAACGTTGCAGCGAAATGTAAGATCAAAGGATTCAGATGGTGATGGTTTAACTGATGATGAGGAAATAGCGCTTGGCACGAATCCTTATAGTCCTGATAGTGATGGCGATGGCATCTCAGATAGTATTGAAAAAGCAAGTGGCACTGATCCGACAAATCCTTCTGACAATATGATGACACGTGAGAAAGAAATTATCCAGCATGATCTTGATTTATCACAGATGATAAAGAATAAAGATATAGCAGCACTTAATAATCACTTACAAGAAGGGATTAAGGAGTATTTTGACAGTGATACCTACAAATCTTATTTAGAAGGCATATCTCACTTTAACAACTACTCCTATCGTAACATTCAATTGATCAAAGCACAATTCCCCAAAGCAACACTGGTTGCTTCTGGTCGGGAGTGGCAAAAGCGAAATGGTTGGATTAAAAAACGCGAAAAAGCTCTTTATATCCAGGCGCCTGTTGTTGTTACCCGTAAAGATTCTAAGGGTAAACCAATTGTTAATCCTGAAACGGGAGAAAAAGAAACATTTACTTATTTCAAACCTGTGCCCGTCTTTGATGTTAGTCAGGTTGTGGCACAAAAAGGTAAAGAGTTAGAACTACCAAAAGCGTTAGGATTGATTCCTGAACAGCTAGATAAGGCGTATTATCAAAACGTATATCGGAGTTTGCGTGATATTTCGCAAAGTAACAATATTCCTATTCGTTTTAGAGAGTTAGGGCAAGAGGACGGCTTTTATAATCGTGAGACAAATGAGATTGTGATTAAGAAGGGGATGTCATATGAACGAACACTATCTACTTTGATTCATGAGATGGCACATTCAGAATTACACAATGACAAGAGTTTAACCGAACGTTTTGCAGGCAAGTTAAGCCGAAGCTCGAAAGAACTTCAAGCGGAGTCAATTGCTTATGTGGTTTCGCATCACTTGGGGTTTGATACAAGTCAAGAATCATTTGGGTACTTGGCGAGTTGGTCGCAGGCAAAGGATGGGCTAGATAATTTGACGGCTCAATTGGAAATCGTTCAGGAGGAAGCTCGTTCTTTGATGAACCGTATTGACGAGCGCTTGGGTCAGTATCAGGCTGTGACGTTAATACAAGATACTAAAGAAGCGACTAATAAGGAAGTACAAAAGAAGACACATCCGTTTTATCAGAGTTTGGCATCTGTTAAGAAGGAGGATACTAGAGAAGAAACAAAGAGGAAAGAAACAAACGTAAAAAAAGATCAACGACCTACGATGCTGTAG
- a CDS encoding plasmid mobilization protein produces the protein MSIPQKKRTRVNRFELRTTDEEAEKLRRRITQANLKTFQAYALKMLLNGNIVTYDYSELHQLRMEINRIGQNINQLVRYVNTFEELDGDLLQVLQSDIKEMKQLITSEFKTKGQARSNGSNQSYPNQK, from the coding sequence ATGAGCATACCCCAAAAGAAAAGAACACGAGTTAATAGATTTGAACTACGGACGACTGATGAAGAGGCGGAGAAATTACGTCGCCGGATAACGCAGGCAAATCTAAAGACTTTTCAAGCATATGCTTTGAAAATGTTACTCAATGGAAACATTGTCACCTACGATTATTCAGAGCTGCATCAGTTGCGAATGGAAATTAATCGGATTGGTCAAAATATCAATCAGCTGGTTCGCTATGTCAATACCTTTGAAGAGTTAGATGGTGATTTGTTACAAGTTCTTCAATCTGACATTAAGGAAATGAAACAATTGATTACAAGTGAATTTAAGACGAAAGGACAGGCACGATCAAATGGTAGTAACCAAAGTTATCCAAATCAAAAGTAG